Sequence from the Luteibacter aegosomaticola genome:
CGCCTAGCCGTCGCAGGCGGCCGGTGGAACAACCGAAGCGCACGCCTTCCTCGTACTCGCGCAGAGGCAGCACGAGGCGATCCGGCAACTCGCCGATCGAGCCGTCGAGATCAAGAACGATGGAGCGCGACGTCATGAGGGACCCAATGGCTATCGGATTCAAAGTGGTGCGTGAGGCGCCCCGCGATCGCCCGGAGCATGGGATTCCGGATATAGACCGCGTGCTGCGTCAGGTGGAACTTCGCGCCGAGCTCCGCCTTCACCGGGGCATCGGTCCAGCCTGCCACGTAGTGGGTCAGGCCTTTCGACAGCGCGTACTCGAGGTTCACGAACCAGCTCACGAAGTAGAGGTTCGCCTCGCGGGCAGCGGGGTATGCAAAGCCAACATACTTATCGAGCAACTTGCCGCCGTGCTCGTAGCAGAGGTTCCAGCCAATCAGCTGTCCATCACGCCGGTAGGTAAAAACCACCCCGCCAGATTCACGCAGGGTGGCCGCGAAAAAGTCGCGGGAAAGCTTATCGAAGTGGATTTCGCTCTGCGCGTACACGTTCTCGAACAACGCATAGAAGGCATCGACGGTCGCATCGTCGGCAAACGCCTCGCCGGACGGCACCGCTTCCACGTGCAGCTCTTCGCGTGAACGAAGCTTGCGACGCAGGTTCTTCCGGCGCGAATGCGAGAGGCGGCCCAGGTATTCATCGATCGATTCGAAGTCGATGGGCACGTAGGCAAGCGCCTGCCCTTCGACGACCACATAGCCCTGCTCCCGCGCCGCATCCAGGAAACGCCGGCTCCACGCGCGCTCAGCCGCCGATGTCAGCGGTGAATCGACGGCGAGATCCTTCACGATAAGCAAGGGATGCCGGCGTCCGAGCCTGGCCGCCCAATCAGCGGCGACGGTCCAGGGATCACTCTTCGGGTTGAAGAGGGAGTACTCGGATACCGTGGTACCTGCGAAACAGGTACGCACGGTCAATAGTCGTTTGAGCAAGCGCTGGAACGGCAGCTTCGCAACACGAGCGCGAAGCGCGTCGTCCGCCGTGGTCAGCAGATCGAAATCAGCGGTAAACAACGGCGCGCCATCCGCCGCACGGAGGGGGGAGAATCCGTGCGGCGGATAACGCTCGAAGTGTTCGAGCAGTGCATCTGGCTCAAGCTGGTTGACGAGTGCCATGGCCTGCCCACCTGCTAAATCAGCCGCGCTTGGCCAGCGTCAGCAGCTGGTCGAGCAACGAAATGGCGAGGTCGATTTCGTCGTGGCTGATGTCGAGCGACGGCGCGAACGTGATCACGTTCTTGTACCAGCCGCCCACGTCGAGCACGAGGCCGATCTTCTTGCCATTGTGGGTAAGGCCACCGGCCAGGCCGATGTCGACCATGCGATCGAGCAGCGCCTTGTTCGGCGTGAAGCCGTCATCGGTGCAGATCTCGGCGCGCAGGGCGAGGCCCAGGCCGTCGACATCGCCGATCTCCTTGTGGCGCTTCTGCAGGTCGCGCAGGCCGTCGAGGAAGTGCTTGCCCTTCTCCGCCACCTTGGTCTCGTAATCCAGCTCGTAACCCATCTGGATCACTTCCAGACCCAGGGCGGTGCCCAGCGGGTTGGAATTGAACGTGGAGTGGGTGGAGCCCGGCGGGAAGATGGTCGGGTTGATCAGCTCTTCGCGCGCCCAGATACCCGAGAGCGGGTTCAGGCCGTTGGTGAGCGCCTTGCCGAACACGAGGACGTCCGGCGTGACGCCAAAGTGCTCGATGGACCACAGCTTGCCGGTGCGCCAGAAACCCATCTGGATTTCGTCGACCACCATGAGGATGCCGTACTTGTCGAGCACCTTCTTCAGGTCGATGAAGAAGTTCTTCGGCGGGATGACGTAGCCGCCGGTGCCCTGGATCGGCTCGACGTAGAACGCGGCGTATTCGGCTTCACCGACCTTCGGATCCCACACGCCGTTGTATTCGGTCTCGAACAGGCGCTCGAACTGGCGCACGCACGCGTCGGAATACTCTTCCGGCGTCATGCCCTTCGGGCGACGGAACGGGTACGGGAACGGGATGAACTGCGCGCGCTCACCGAAGTGACCGAAGCGGCGGCGGTAGCGGTAGCTCGAGGTGATCGACGAGGCACCGAGGGTGCGGCCGTGGTAGCCGCCTTCGAAGGCGAACATCAGGCTCTTGCCGCCGCGGGCGTTACGCACCAGCTTCAGCGAATCTTCCACCGCCTGCGCACCGCCGACGTTGAAGTGCACGCGGCCATCGAGGCCGAACTTCTGCTTCGCATCGACCGCGATGGTCTTGGCGAGCTCGATCTTGCCCTGGTGCAGGTACTGGCTGGCCACCTGCGGCAGCAGGTCGATCTGCGACTTCAGGCGATCGTTGAGGCGCTTGTTGCCGTAACCGAAGTTCACGGCCGAGTACCACATCTGCAGGTCGAGGAACGGGATGTTCTCGCTGTCATAGATGTAGCTGCCTTCCGCGTGGCGGAAGATCTTCGGCGGATCGACGTAATGCACGGTATCGCCGAACGAGCAGTACTTCGCCTCGTCGGCGAGGAGCGCTTCGTCGTCGATCACGACAGAGGGGTTGCGGGAGAGGATGTTCATGCAGGCAGTTCCACGGTGTTCGGCACGGAAGTGGGCAGGACGGTCTTCGGCGGCAGGCGGCCGTCGAGCAGATCGGGGAGAAGAGCCAGGGCTTCATCGAAGCTGGCGATCGGCGCGTACGGGATACCCGCAGCGCGGCAGTGTTCGATCAGGCGGTTCTTGGCGAAAACGAAATCGACGCGATCGGCAGCGCAGAAATCCGATGCGCCATCGCCGATCAGGAGCGTCTTGCCACCGCGGGTGCGCGCTGCTTCGACGCGTGCGCATTTGCAGGTACCGCTACGGCAGCCATCCGCGCTGAACGGAGAGGTCAGGTTCCACTCGCGCGGCGCGGACTGACGAAGGTGGTTCGCGACGGTCGGCAGGCTGTCGATGCCGTGGTTGGAGAGGATCGCGTGGATCGCGTGATCCAGGCCATCGCTCACGATTTCCATCGGGATGCCAAGGTCAATGGTCGCTTTGACAAAAGCGGCAAAGCCGTGATCGATGTGAAGACCGTTCAGGTGCGTGGTGAGCTCGTCGTGGCTCATATCAAGCAGCGCCACCTGGCCCGCCATGCACACGGCAGAACCAATGCGGCCCGCGCGCCAGTCGCGCTCCAGCACTTCCCAGCCGGGGCGGCCGTAGCGGTCGAGCAGCGAGTCGATCACGTCTTCCACGGCAATGGTGCCGTCGAAGTCGCACAGGATGTTCCAATCGGGCGAAGTAAGCACGAGCTAAGCAGCCTTTTTGCAGGTTGCTGCGAAGGCTAGGGGCACATCCTTTCGAGTCCCTTTCCCTTTTGCGAAAGCAGTTTGTAAGCACTTTGTGGCACTATCGTGTCTCCGCCGCCCTCTATTTCCTGCATGCGCCGCACGTGCCTCGCTCTGCTCACCGCGCTCGCGCTCATCCCTGCCGCGCATGCCGAAGATGACACCCCCACCTACGCCTTTGGCGCTGGCGTGCAACGCATGCCGGGGTGGCAAGGGTCGAAAGACACCCGTAACCAGCCGGTGCCCTATATCGATATCGAGCTGCCGGGCGTGGGCGAGATTTCGACCACCGATGGCCTCACGATCGACCTGATCCACGGCGAGCACTGGCACGGCGGCCTCTACGGCAACTGGCTTTGGGGCCGTACGCATAACGAGCTGGGCCCCCAGCTCGGCGGCAAGGTGGCGTCGCTTTCACCGCGCTGGCAGGGCGGTGGCTACCTCGAGTACGCCTTCACCAAGCGCATTAGCGTAGGCGGCCATGTCGCCCACGATACGAGCGGCGCGGGTGCATACGCTGCGCTCTATGCCGACTGGCAGCTCCCCGATGTCTGGTACATCCAGCACTCGCTCGAGCTGCAGGTCGAAGGCATGAATGGCGCGGGCATGACGCGCTTCTTCGGCGTCACGCCGACCGAGGCGCAGGCCATCGGCACCGCGCCCTACCAGCCCGGCGCGGGCTGGCATTCGGCCAACCTGGAATATGACGCTTTCGTGCCCACCTCACAGCACACCGGTTTTGCCGTAGCCGTGTCGTACGCGCGCCTCTACGGCAACGCCGCCGACAGCCCGCTGGTGCGTGATTTCGGCAGCCGCCGGCAGCTCACGACCACCCTGGCCTTCGTCGTGCATTTCTGATCCGGCGTCAGGCCGGATCGGGGTGGAAGTCGTCGCCTTCCACGTTGGTGGGAATCGCGAACAACATGCCCAGCATCACCACGTGCGCCGCGGCCGAAAGCAGCGGCGACCATGCCGGCAACGCGATGTCGTACGGCAGCACGGTGTCGATCAGCTGATTGGCGAGGTTCCAGCCCCAGTGCAGGCCCACGGCTAGCCAGAGATGGCCCGTGCGCACCACGGCGGTGGCATAGGCCAGCCCGAAGCAGAACAACATCACCCACTGGGCCGGGCCAGCACCCAGGCGATACGCGTGGTTGAACAGGTACACCACGGCCGATACCGCCACGAACACCCACGGCGTCCAGGCCACGCGGGTCGCGCGGTACAGGAAGCCCCGGGTCAGCAGGTCTTCGGCGACGGACGGGATGAAGGTGACCACGAGAGCCAACGGCAACGTCGACACGAAGGACATGACCGCCGCCGCGGCCGTCTCGGGCGGACGGGCCAGGTAAACACCCAGGCCCATGCCTACACACACCGCCACGTACTTCAGTAGCAGGGACAGGACCAGGCCGCCGGACACCAGCAGCGGCGCGCTGCGGCGCCATTCCAGGGCGTAAGCGTCGTAGCCTTTGAAGCCGAGCCAGCGACCCAACGGCCACGCCACGGCGAGCATGGCAACGAGGACCGTACCGCTGACGGTAAGGCTGTGGAACACATGCCCGCCGAGGCCCTCTGCCACATGGTAGAAGGCGAGCAAGACAACGAACGCGATGACGACGCGCTTGCGGTCGACGGCAGGCATGGATTCCCCGGAAAGATTGGCGCGGCGCACAGCTTAGGGCCTCACACCCCTTGGGCGCCATAGGTTAGACGGCAAAATCAGAGCGACATGGACATGGCCTGCTCCTGCTGCTGCGCCATCCGCATCTGCTGATCCTGCTGGACCTGATCCATCTGCTGGTTCGCTACCTGCAGATCCCGGGACGCGGCCTCGACCGGGGTATTGAAGGCCTCAAGAGCGTCCAACTTGCCCCACTTGGTGCGGGGGTCGTCCAGATCGCCACGGAACGCCTGGTAGAGGTGGACCTCGGGGAGCAGGTTGCCTTGCCGGTCCTCACCCAGGGAAAGGTGGCTTACGTCGGACATGCCGCATTGCTTGGCCGTGGCTACCGAGCAGTGGGTGAGGCGGTCCATCTGTTGGGTGCTTAGGGTGATGCCTTCTTCGTTGTGGACGTCGGTGAGCTTGTCGTGGATGGAGTTGTAAAGGTGGTGGTCGCGGTGGGTTGGGTGGGCTGGGCTGGTTGGGGATGGATCTGGCGTCGGCGGGCTGTCCTGATCCAGGCGCGGAAAACGACTGAACTGGATGTGGTTGTCCTGGGCGGGATCGATTCGGCCTTCAGCATTGGGGACGGCTTGAGCATGCTGGCCTGCAAACGGCTCTGGGCGAACGACATGACCCTCGACATCAACCGTTTGCTCGCTAGCTTCTTGCTCGCGATAGTCCTGGCCCCCGAGCTGCCGAGCCTCCTGAACGAGTTCACGTTCGAATACCCGATCTAGATCGATAACGTCAGAGGGAACCGGCCCCACGTCCACGCGCGCCCTATCAGGCACCTGAGCGAGCACTTCCTCGCTCGTTTCCTCTGGCAAAGCGCATTTAACGACCGGACGACAATCCGGGGCACTCTTCTGTGCACCACGCACGCCACGGGTTCCAAGGTGGTCGAAAACCCGCGTGTGATAAATGATCGAGTGCTCTTCGGAACGGTGTGCCGTGTAATCCTCAACGCGTTCAGGGAGCTGATATCTCTCGAGTAATTTCGGCTCGGTCAACCCACCGATGAAATCGATCATAAGGTTACCGTTCGCACGAGCAAGCCCGTCCACGTGGTAGCTACCGCCCACATCGGAATGTGCCCCCGGAACGGTGAGCGCTAGCAGCCTTCGGTCAGCCGAGAGCCCCTGCGGAATGATCATTGACGAGGGAAACTGGCTCCGGCGTTCGTCTCTCGCAACGAGCTGCAGCCCCGCAACGACCGACGACGGCACTCGTCGATCGTGTCGAGTCGGATGGCCGGTAGCGACCGGGTCAAAAAGGCCAACGGCCTGGGGAATACTACCCGGCGCGAGAACACGCGATCTCTGATGGTTCCTCGAAACAACCACACCCTCGTCATGAACCTTCCGTGAGAAGGACATGGATTCTTCAGCCCCACGACTAAACCCCGTCGTAATCACACGGATT
This genomic interval carries:
- a CDS encoding GNAT family N-acetyltransferase; this translates as MALVNQLEPDALLEHFERYPPHGFSPLRAADGAPLFTADFDLLTTADDALRARVAKLPFQRLLKRLLTVRTCFAGTTVSEYSLFNPKSDPWTVAADWAARLGRRHPLLIVKDLAVDSPLTSAAERAWSRRFLDAAREQGYVVVEGQALAYVPIDFESIDEYLGRLSHSRRKNLRRKLRSREELHVEAVPSGEAFADDATVDAFYALFENVYAQSEIHFDKLSRDFFAATLRESGGVVFTYRRDGQLIGWNLCYEHGGKLLDKYVGFAYPAAREANLYFVSWFVNLEYALSKGLTHYVAGWTDAPVKAELGAKFHLTQHAVYIRNPMLRAIAGRLTHHFESDSHWVPHDVALHRS
- a CDS encoding aspartate aminotransferase family protein, yielding MNILSRNPSVVIDDEALLADEAKYCSFGDTVHYVDPPKIFRHAEGSYIYDSENIPFLDLQMWYSAVNFGYGNKRLNDRLKSQIDLLPQVASQYLHQGKIELAKTIAVDAKQKFGLDGRVHFNVGGAQAVEDSLKLVRNARGGKSLMFAFEGGYHGRTLGASSITSSYRYRRRFGHFGERAQFIPFPYPFRRPKGMTPEEYSDACVRQFERLFETEYNGVWDPKVGEAEYAAFYVEPIQGTGGYVIPPKNFFIDLKKVLDKYGILMVVDEIQMGFWRTGKLWSIEHFGVTPDVLVFGKALTNGLNPLSGIWAREELINPTIFPPGSTHSTFNSNPLGTALGLEVIQMGYELDYETKVAEKGKHFLDGLRDLQKRHKEIGDVDGLGLALRAEICTDDGFTPNKALLDRMVDIGLAGGLTHNGKKIGLVLDVGGWYKNVITFAPSLDISHDEIDLAISLLDQLLTLAKRG
- a CDS encoding T6SS phospholipase effector Tle1-like catalytic domain-containing protein → MKVKEKHKIGPDGRRMDGVSQDAATIHDLRSYEGARHMLGSMRVPVFLHEDDPHEYVFIANFDGTGNDAEGDPNHLTNVGRFAQQLSENRDPRVFSHYVAGPGTQWDFARRLFDGAIGYSHDERVRKMYDKFAATVDRWLAEDPEAKIRVITTGFSRGAEESMSFSRKVHDEGVVVSRNHQRSRVLAPGSIPQAVGLFDPVATGHPTRHDRRVPSSVVAGLQLVARDERRSQFPSSMIIPQGLSADRRLLALTVPGAHSDVGGSYHVDGLARANGNLMIDFIGGLTEPKLLERYQLPERVEDYTAHRSEEHSIIYHTRVFDHLGTRGVRGAQKSAPDCRPVVKCALPEETSEEVLAQVPDRARVDVGPVPSDVIDLDRVFERELVQEARQLGGQDYREQEASEQTVDVEGHVVRPEPFAGQHAQAVPNAEGRIDPAQDNHIQFSRFPRLDQDSPPTPDPSPTSPAHPTHRDHHLYNSIHDKLTDVHNEEGITLSTQQMDRLTHCSVATAKQCGMSDVSHLSLGEDRQGNLLPEVHLYQAFRGDLDDPRTKWGKLDALEAFNTPVEAASRDLQVANQQMDQVQQDQQMRMAQQQEQAMSMSL
- a CDS encoding MipA/OmpV family protein; translated protein: MRRTCLALLTALALIPAAHAEDDTPTYAFGAGVQRMPGWQGSKDTRNQPVPYIDIELPGVGEISTTDGLTIDLIHGEHWHGGLYGNWLWGRTHNELGPQLGGKVASLSPRWQGGGYLEYAFTKRISVGGHVAHDTSGAGAYAALYADWQLPDVWYIQHSLELQVEGMNGAGMTRFFGVTPTEAQAIGTAPYQPGAGWHSANLEYDAFVPTSQHTGFAVAVSYARLYGNAADSPLVRDFGSRRQLTTTLAFVVHF
- a CDS encoding CPBP family intramembrane glutamic endopeptidase — its product is MPAVDRKRVVIAFVVLLAFYHVAEGLGGHVFHSLTVSGTVLVAMLAVAWPLGRWLGFKGYDAYALEWRRSAPLLVSGGLVLSLLLKYVAVCVGMGLGVYLARPPETAAAAVMSFVSTLPLALVVTFIPSVAEDLLTRGFLYRATRVAWTPWVFVAVSAVVYLFNHAYRLGAGPAQWVMLFCFGLAYATAVVRTGHLWLAVGLHWGWNLANQLIDTVLPYDIALPAWSPLLSAAAHVVMLGMLFAIPTNVEGDDFHPDPA
- a CDS encoding MtnX-like HAD-IB family phosphatase encodes the protein MLTSPDWNILCDFDGTIAVEDVIDSLLDRYGRPGWEVLERDWRAGRIGSAVCMAGQVALLDMSHDELTTHLNGLHIDHGFAAFVKATIDLGIPMEIVSDGLDHAIHAILSNHGIDSLPTVANHLRQSAPREWNLTSPFSADGCRSGTCKCARVEAARTRGGKTLLIGDGASDFCAADRVDFVFAKNRLIEHCRAAGIPYAPIASFDEALALLPDLLDGRLPPKTVLPTSVPNTVELPA